Below is a window of Candidatus Leptovillus gracilis DNA.
GTCCCGCCCCTACGGCTGGATTGCAAAATGAGAACCGCTGATATAAAGGCTTTGCGGCCCGGATTGAGTACAGCGACGAAGACCAATGCTTCGTCGGCCATATTGCCGCTATTCAAGGTGTGGTCGGCTTTCATGGCGAGTCGGTCTCCGAGCTACGCGCCGCCTTTGAGGCGGGCCTGGAGAAGTGCGCCAGACTGAACCGCCCGCCGCAGAAACCCTATTCCGGCAAGCTGATGCTGCGCATCCCACCCGACATTCATGCGGCCGTGGCTATGGCTGCTGAGGTGAGCGGGAAGAGCATCAACCAATGAGCCGCCGAGCGGTTTGCCGACGCTGTGCAGTCGCAACGCTGTTGTTGGCCGACGGAAAAGCGGTTTGCCCTTCCGTCTGAAAAGTGTTCTCTGGTCAGACGGCCGTTGATCGTCAACGATACCCCCACAACGTTTCACATCCCGGCCATCTCCGCCAGATGACGGTTAATAGCCCGTCTAAACAGAAGTGAAATCAGCCAGACTAAGGGGCGGGTTAGGGGTCGTACAGGGTACATGGCAAAACTGCGCCTGACAGCAGTTCCTTGTGGGACCGTTTTCAGGCGCCATTCTTCCGTAAAGTGAGACGCCAGACGACTGAGCGGCGGAGTAAATTCATGCAGCTTCATCGCCACTTCCTCACCGGGAACCCACCGGTAGATTTCTTCCACGTGGCCTGATCCGTCGGTGTTACGCACACGAATGCGCGACCCGATCATGTCTTCGGTGCGGTTTTCATAGACGGCGCTTTGGATACCGGGCAAAAAACCGTAACCGGCGAATTGGCTCCAGGCGTCCACATCGGCAATCGCCGTACAGATTTCTTCTCTCGTGCGGGGAATGAGCGTATGGCATTGAAAGGTAATCGGTTTCATCTCTGTTTTCCGTGATTACGCATCAGCCTCAAACAGCACTTCCACCAGCGGACTACCCGCGACCAACTCTTCCACCGATTTGACCTGGCGGTGATACCAGCCCATCTCCGGCGCGGACAGAATCCGCCGCCGCTCGTCGGCATCGGCGATGAATCGCGCCTGCGCCGGTAAATCGGCGCGCAGCGATTCTTTCAGGTGAAAGGTGAAGCGGGGATTGTGCCGCAGGTTGGCGTACCAGTCGCGGGTTCCGGGAGTGCCGGTGATGTAGATACGGCCGTCTACCTGTCGAAACCAGATTTCCATCCGTCGTGGCTGCCCGCTCTGGCGACCGATGGTGGTGATGTCTATGGTGCTGTCGGTCTGTAAAGCGCGGCGGATTTTGTCATCTATCATTGCTTACGCTCCTTTCATTGGTGGGTCAGGTACCAGTATTCAGGGTTCCAGGTTGCCATAGGCCGCAAAACGCAGCGCGGTGGGCAAAGGTTGTAATGGTTATCACACGGTGATTCTAACACGGCCGTTAGCCCTCATCACCACCTCTTCCCAGGCACGGCCGTCAATCTCGTGGGCTTCATTGTGGGCGGCCAGGGCGATGTAGGTGATAAGTTCGGCCAGACCATGCGTGAGAGGGTAGACGGCCGTTCCCAGGGCATATCCACATCCGGTTCCGCTTCCACCCAGAGAAACGCTTTATTGTCGGGCAAGTTGGTGGCGAGGGCAACGGCCGTTTGCTTAATCTCCGTCGCCAACTCCACCACCCGGCGCGCCTCGGTCAGGTTTTGCTCGTCCAGCAGTTTGCGCAGTTGTTCGCCCAGGCGACGGTTCGATTCGATGATTTTGGCCGCGGCGTCAATCAGGCTGCGCTTCAGACGGTGCAGGCGGATGGTTTGGGCGGGGTCTAGCTGTTGCAAGTCGGGGAGTTGGTAACCGGATGGCTTTCTTGTAACGCTTCCAGATAGGCGGTGAGGTGTTCGATGAGTTCCGTGTGCCGAATGGTAACGCGCTGTTTGAGTTTGAACTGAGCAACCAGGAAGCTGAGAATGAGCGGCGCCTTCTGGCTTTGCAGCAGTTTCACCGCCGCCGATTGGCGTAACGTGGCATAGAGTTCATCGTGGTGCATGAGGGGATTGTAAGGGATACGGCCGTTCCATGAAAAGCCAGGGGAATGATGGCCCCGGCGTTTTGCAAACTTTGCAAAATCCGCATTTGCAGATATTCGCGCACAACCGTTCGTTGCGCTTCCGGGGTAAATGTCTGATCAATTTGCGCTTTCAGATAGGGAATCACAAGCTGGTTGACTGACAAATCTCAGATTTTCACCGCGGTTAGATAAGTTTTGTCAGTCAATCAGGAATCACAAGAGTACTTACTCTGTTAATTCCTCAGCAGACTGTAGTCAAAAAGTAACTACTAAGCCAGTCATTCTCGCGAAGGCTGCTGCCTGAACTGTTGACCAGGTGAAGGGGTTGACCCAATAAAACACTTTACTTTATACTGTCTGTCAGGATATTGCAATTTTGGAGGTCAAAATGAGCGAAGCGCAAATCAGTATTGGACAGGTGAAGCGGGACATTTCTGAACTGGTCAACCGGGTGGCATTTGGTGGGGAGCGAATTGTGTTGACTTCTCGCGGCCGGCCAAAAGCAGTTCTGGTTAGCCTGGAAGATTATGAGCGGATTCAGATTGCCGATGAGCAGTCGCGCCTGGCAAAATGGCAGACGTTCAATACAGAGCTGGAAAGCCTACACGCCCAAATCATGGCCCGGCGTGGCGGCGAGCCTCTCGACTTGGAGGCGATCATTACCGCCCACAAAGAAGAACAGGAGGCGCGACATGACGACCTCATTGGTCATTGATGCTAACCTGACTTTCCGCTATTTGCTGCCCGGAGAGGCGCACGAGCAATTACGGCCGTTGTTCCACCAATGGGAAGCGCAAGGAGTCACCCTCATCGCCCCCACCCTTTGGGCTTACGAAACGGCTTCTATCATCAGCAAAACCGTGCATTTTGGACACCTCACGGAAGCCGAAGGCGAGGCGCTGCTGCAAATGGCCGGGGCTTTTACCGTGCAGCTCATCCCGCCTGATGGTGAGTTGCTTAGCCGCGCTTACACCTGGACGCGCCGCCTGAATCAAGCGGCTGCCTACGACAGCTTTTATCTGGCATTGGCGGAGCGCCTGAACTGCGACTTCTGGACGGCCGATCTTCGTCTGGCTAATGCCGCCCGCCAGCCCTGGATCAAAAGCCCGACCTTTTGATTTATGGAGCGTGCACTTGTTGAAGATTTAGGTATGGTCCAATCAGGCTGAACGCTAGTTGTTGCAACGCTTTTGAGATTATGGGCAACGGCCGTTTCCCCTCCTTCACACCCTCACCAACACCGGCGCCAACACGCCCCAATCAAATTGTCCGGTATAAATTTAGGCCGGCTGTTTTGGAAACGGCCGTTGTCTAACCCCACCACCACGTTATAAAAGCCAAAAGCCCGCCTGAAATCAGGCGGGCTTTTTTGTTAAGTGGGTGAAGGTAGCTAACGGCCGTTACCGCAGCTTTCGACTGAGGCTGAGGCTGACGGAGCACCGTCACGCGGGTTTAATGTTTTGGTTCAAGCGAAACAGATTCGTCGGGTCGTACCTGGCCTTCAATTCAGCCAGGCGTTGGTACTTGGCGGCAAAGGCAGCTTGCATCATCGCGTCGCCTTCTTCCTGGAAGCCGGCAAAATTGAGATAGCGGCTGCCGTCGGAAAACGGCCGTAACGCCTCCAGCATCGTGCGCGCCCAGTTCATATTTGCGGCATCAGCGGCAGGGTCTTCCCAATTGGCCTCTGGGTTGACCAGAAAGTTGACGTGCCGGCCGTGAAAAGCTGACGCATTGTCGCCCATCCGCTGGATTGCGCCGCCAATATGCCAGACGTCGGTGGTACTCAGCAAAGATGGCTGCTGCCGGGCATGTTCCACCAGGACAGTGATCGCTTCGTCGCTCAGGTCGGTAAGGTTCAAAGACTTCCAGTAGTAACGCAGCTCCCCGGCCGGGTAATCTTCATCGAAGAATTTTTGTAGTTCCAAATAAGGCATGATACCGCTGAAATCCAGTAGAGGTTGGCGGAATGTGCGCAGCGGAGCCATTAACTGCTCGCCTGTACGCTGGTCTCCGGCATATGGGCCGATGAACAGGACAAAAGGCTGGCCGTGCAGCTCGGCCGGGAAATGGGCCACGCCTGGTGGGAAAATGCCAATGGCGGCCAGCAGGCTGATTTCGTCGGGCGCAGCCAGGGTGTAGTCGCGGAAGAAACGCATCACCTCTTCGGCATGGTGACCATCGTGGAAAACGGCCGTTACATACACCTCTGTCCCAATCGCATACAGTCGATAGGTGAAGCGAGTCACAACGCCGAAATTCCCCCCACCACCACGCAGCCCCCAAAACAAGTCCGCATTTTCTTGAACGTTGGCAATGACAACCCGACCGTCGGCCAACACTACTTCCGCCTCAATGATGTTGTCGCTGCTCAGGCCATATTTGTTGCGCAAATGGCCGAAGCCACCGCCCAACGTCAGCCCGGCGATGCCGGTTTCGGTGACGACCCCCAACGGCGTGGCCATGCCAAACTGCTGCGTCGCCTGATCGACATCGCCGATCGCAGCCCCGCCCTGCACATGGGCAATTCTGGCTTGCGGATCAACCGTCACCTGCCGCATCTGGGACAGGTCCAGAACCAGGCCACCATCATTTGTCCCGTGACCGGCAACCTGATGGCCACCACCACGCACGGATAGCAGCAAATCGTTGTCGCGGGCAAAGTTGACGACCGCCACGACATCATCCACGTTAGTGGCGCGAGCAATCAGGGCTGGGTAGCGATCAATCATCCCGTTCCAAACGGCGCGGGCGGCGTCATATTCGTCGTCGCCAGGTTGGATGAGACGGCCGTTGAACTGCGGGGCCAAAGCTGCCGCATAGCCGCTTTGTTCATAGACAAGAGGTTCATTCAGTCTAGACATGACAGGTAACTCCTTCAGGCAGTAGGTATTGATGGCTACATGGTAGGCAAAAACGGCCGTTGCCACAACTATCAGTGGTTGGTTTACTCGGTTGGCAAAAGGCAGGAAAGTGAGCCTGACAAAAGTTAGGGGTAGACAGGCTAACCAAGACCGTGCTTCACAGCGTACAGCGCCGCCTGTGTGCGATCGGCCACTTGCAGCTTGCCCAAGACAGTGGAAACATACCCTTTGACGGTTCCTTCAGTGAGGTGCAGATTGGCCGCAATTTCTTTGTTGCTGTGCCCCTGGGCGATCTGGCGCAACACATCCAACTCACGCTCAGTCAGGGTACTCAGCAGATCGGGTGACGTGGGCGTCATCATCCGCTGCATCAACTGGCGCTGCGCTTCGGGATGCAGTGTTGGTTCGCCGCGAGCGGCGGCATGAATGGCGCGCAGCAAATCGGCCCGCAGCACGTCCTTCAACAGGTAGCCGATGGCCCCGGCCTGAATGGCATCAGGTACACGCTGATCTTCGGCAAAGCTGGTCAATACCAACACCTGACAGGCCGGAAATTTTTGCCGGATAGCCGCGGTGGCGGCAATACCATCCATTTCTGGCATCATCAGGTCCATCAGGACCACATCCGGCTGCAAATGATCCAGGTGAGCAAGAGCCTCGGCCCCATTACGCGCTTCGCCAATGACCTGGACGCCAGTCTCTTCGTTGAGCAGCATGGTTAGCCCTTCGCGCACGATGGCATGATCATCAACAATCATCACTTTGATGGGCGGTTCGCTCATGGCGTTTGTTCCTCCTTTTGCGGCAGACGGACTATCACGGCCGTTCCCTCCCCTGGCGCCGAGCGGATTTTCAGGTAGCCGCCCAACGCTTCAGCCCGTTCGCCCATGGTGTGCATGCCCAGGCCGCCCAGGAAACGGCCGTTATTCGTATCCGTCCTAAACCCGACGCCATCGTCGGCAATCTCCAGGCAAATCGCCTCCGTCGTCTCGCTCAAATGGATGGCAACCTGTGTCGCTCGCGCGTGCTTGACCACATTGTGCAGCGCTTCCTGGGTGATGCGAAACAGCGCCACCTCCACTTCTGGTGGATGCGGTCGGTAACCGGCCACGTCCACAGCAATGGTCAGGCCATCTTGCTGCAACGTCTCCACGTGCCGCCGCAGCGCGGTCACCAACCCTTCCTGGCGCAGGTAAGCGATCTCAGGCAGGCGCGTTTCAGGGACCGCAGCCACAGAATCTTCAGGCGAGCGCAGTTCAAAAAGCAGCGCGCGCATTTCAGCCAGGGCGCTTTGGCTCAATTCCAACAGGCGGTTTACCCGATTTTCGCCTTCAGCCCGGTCGCGGGACCAGGCCGGAGCGATAGATTGGGCGATGAGGGTGATGCTGAAGATGAGCTGGGTGACGGAATCGTGGAGTTCACGGGCCAGGCGCTGGCGCTCTTGCAACACGGCAACCTGCTGGCTGCTGCGCAGCAGCAAAAGCTGTTGGCGGCGGGTATCTATGGCGACGGCCAATTGAGCGGCCGTCACCTGGTATGGCCACAAATCGCTTTCCGACCAGTCATAGATGGCGGGATAGCTGAGGATAACCAGACCAATACGCTGCTGCTGCACGATCAAATGGGATCATGGTCAATGCTGGGCGGCCAGTCTCTCGTTGCAGCGCCCGCAGCGTCTCGCTGCACCGGGGATCGCTGTGAACGTCCCGGATGCGGATG
It encodes the following:
- a CDS encoding FAD-binding oxidoreductase, whose protein sequence is MSRLNEPLVYEQSGYAAALAPQFNGRLIQPGDDEYDAARAVWNGMIDRYPALIARATNVDDVVAVVNFARDNDLLLSVRGGGHQVAGHGTNDGGLVLDLSQMRQVTVDPQARIAHVQGGAAIGDVDQATQQFGMATPLGVVTETGIAGLTLGGGFGHLRNKYGLSSDNIIEAEVVLADGRVVIANVQENADLFWGLRGGGGNFGVVTRFTYRLYAIGTEVYVTAVFHDGHHAEEVMRFFRDYTLAAPDEISLLAAIGIFPPGVAHFPAELHGQPFVLFIGPYAGDQRTGEQLMAPLRTFRQPLLDFSGIMPYLELQKFFDEDYPAGELRYYWKSLNLTDLSDEAITVLVEHARQQPSLLSTTDVWHIGGAIQRMGDNASAFHGRHVNFLVNPEANWEDPAADAANMNWARTMLEALRPFSDGSRYLNFAGFQEEGDAMMQAAFAAKYQRLAELKARYDPTNLFRLNQNIKPA
- a CDS encoding type II toxin-antitoxin system VapC family toxin; this translates as MTTSLVIDANLTFRYLLPGEAHEQLRPLFHQWEAQGVTLIAPTLWAYETASIISKTVHFGHLTEAEGEALLQMAGAFTVQLIPPDGELLSRAYTWTRRLNQAAAYDSFYLALAERLNCDFWTADLRLANAARQPWIKSPTF
- a CDS encoding DUF3375 family protein, producing MQQLDPAQTIRLHRLKRSLIDAAAKIIESNRRLGEQLRKLLDEQNLTEARRVVELATEIKQTAVALATNLPDNKAFLWVEAEPDVDMPWERPSTLSRMVWPNLSPTSPWPPTMKPTRLTAVPGKRW
- a CDS encoding response regulator transcription factor, with amino-acid sequence MSEPPIKVMIVDDHAIVREGLTMLLNEETGVQVIGEARNGAEALAHLDHLQPDVVLMDLMMPEMDGIAATAAIRQKFPACQVLVLTSFAEDQRVPDAIQAGAIGYLLKDVLRADLLRAIHAAARGEPTLHPEAQRQLMQRMMTPTSPDLLSTLTERELDVLRQIAQGHSNKEIAANLHLTEGTVKGYVSTVLGKLQVADRTQAALYAVKHGLG
- a CDS encoding type II toxin-antitoxin system Phd/YefM family antitoxin → MSEAQISIGQVKRDISELVNRVAFGGERIVLTSRGRPKAVLVSLEDYERIQIADEQSRLAKWQTFNTELESLHAQIMARRGGEPLDLEAIITAHKEEQEARHDDLIGH
- a CDS encoding sensor histidine kinase, yielding MQQQRIGLVILSYPAIYDWSESDLWPYQVTAAQLAVAIDTRRQQLLLLRSSQQVAVLQERQRLARELHDSVTQLIFSITLIAQSIAPAWSRDRAEGENRVNRLLELSQSALAEMRALLFELRSPEDSVAAVPETRLPEIAYLRQEGLVTALRRHVETLQQDGLTIAVDVAGYRPHPPEVEVALFRITQEALHNVVKHARATQVAIHLSETTEAICLEIADDGVGFRTDTNNGRFLGGLGMHTMGERAEALGGYLKIRSAPGEGTAVIVRLPQKEEQTP
- a CDS encoding nitroreductase family deazaflavin-dependent oxidoreductase, with product MIDDKIRRALQTDSTIDITTIGRQSGQPRRMEIWFRQVDGRIYITGTPGTRDWYANLRHNPRFTFHLKESLRADLPAQARFIADADERRRILSAPEMGWYHRQVKSVEELVAGSPLVEVLFEADA
- a CDS encoding DUF3375 family protein codes for the protein MKLLQSQKAPLILSFLVAQFKLKQRVTIRHTELIEHLTAYLEALQESHPVTNSPTCNS
- a CDS encoding type II toxin-antitoxin system HicB family antitoxin — its product is MEYSDEDQCFVGHIAAIQGVVGFHGESVSELRAAFEAGLEKCARLNRPPQKPYSGKLMLRIPPDIHAAVAMAAEVSGKSINQ
- a CDS encoding SRPBCC family protein, with product MKPITFQCHTLIPRTREEICTAIADVDAWSQFAGYGFLPGIQSAVYENRTEDMIGSRIRVRNTDGSGHVEEIYRWVPGEEVAMKLHEFTPPLSRLASHFTEEWRLKTVPQGTAVRRSFAMYPVRPLTRPLVWLISLLFRRAINRHLAEMAGM